The proteins below are encoded in one region of Alistipes indistinctus YIT 12060:
- a CDS encoding AMP-binding protein — translation MELINDTLGGLLEKWAQEQPDHDFLVYPDRNLRFSYRQFNERVDTLAKALLEIGVTKGSKVGVWAKNVPDWLTFMFASARIGAVLVTVNTNYKAAELKYIMQDADIHTMCLVNGYRDSDYVQIMYEVVPELRSSERGRLHSDEFPELRNVVYIGQEKQRGMYTTAELLTMGSYASDEALLAAKAQVNPFEEVNMQYTSGTTGFPKGVMLTHHNILNNGLTIGDCMHYTNRDKVLTCVPLFHCFGCVLALCAVITHGSTMVMIEDFDPLKVLASVHKERCTALYGVPTMFIAELNHPMFDMFDLSSLRTGIMAGAPCPIETMKQVMEKMYCKDIISVYGLTESSPGMTATRVTDSPEIRATTVGRSLPFVEVKVLDPETNKECPVGVQGEMCCKGYNIMKGYYKNPEATAAIIDENGFLHSGDLGVMDENGYFRITGRLKDMIIRGGENIYPREIENFLFRMPQIESVEVGGIPSPKYGEEVGAFIKVKEGQTLTEEEIKLFCRGQIARYKIPKYIFFVDSYPMTASGKIQKYKLKDWGLEMLRDRGVEVI, via the coding sequence ATGGAATTGATTAACGACACACTCGGCGGCCTGCTCGAAAAATGGGCACAGGAGCAGCCGGATCACGATTTTCTGGTCTATCCGGACCGGAATCTGCGTTTCAGTTACCGGCAGTTCAACGAGCGCGTGGACACGCTTGCAAAGGCTCTGCTCGAAATCGGCGTCACCAAAGGAAGCAAAGTCGGCGTCTGGGCCAAGAACGTCCCCGACTGGCTCACATTTATGTTCGCCTCGGCCCGTATCGGCGCGGTGCTGGTGACAGTCAACACCAACTACAAAGCCGCCGAGTTGAAATACATCATGCAGGATGCCGACATCCATACGATGTGCCTCGTGAACGGCTACCGCGACAGCGACTACGTACAGATCATGTACGAAGTGGTACCCGAACTGCGCTCGTCGGAGCGCGGCCGGCTCCATTCGGATGAATTCCCCGAACTGCGCAACGTCGTCTACATCGGACAGGAGAAGCAACGCGGCATGTACACGACCGCCGAACTGCTCACGATGGGTTCCTACGCATCGGACGAGGCGTTGCTCGCGGCAAAAGCACAGGTTAATCCGTTCGAAGAGGTCAACATGCAATATACTTCGGGTACGACGGGATTCCCCAAAGGGGTGATGCTGACGCACCACAATATCCTGAACAACGGGCTCACGATCGGCGACTGCATGCACTACACGAACCGGGACAAAGTACTGACCTGTGTGCCGCTTTTCCACTGCTTCGGCTGCGTGCTGGCCCTCTGCGCCGTGATTACGCATGGCTCCACAATGGTGATGATCGAGGACTTCGACCCGCTCAAAGTGTTGGCATCCGTGCACAAAGAGCGCTGCACGGCCCTCTACGGCGTCCCGACAATGTTCATCGCCGAGCTGAACCATCCGATGTTCGACATGTTCGATCTCAGCTCACTACGTACCGGCATCATGGCCGGAGCCCCCTGCCCGATCGAAACGATGAAGCAGGTAATGGAAAAGATGTACTGCAAGGACATCATCAGCGTATACGGACTGACGGAGAGTTCTCCCGGCATGACCGCTACGCGGGTGACCGACTCTCCGGAAATCCGGGCTACCACGGTAGGACGTTCGCTGCCGTTCGTCGAAGTGAAAGTGCTCGACCCGGAGACGAACAAAGAGTGTCCGGTCGGCGTACAGGGCGAGATGTGCTGCAAGGGTTACAACATCATGAAAGGTTATTACAAAAACCCCGAAGCGACCGCCGCGATCATCGACGAAAACGGCTTCCTGCACTCGGGCGACCTGGGCGTAATGGACGAAAACGGTTATTTCCGCATCACGGGACGGCTCAAAGATATGATTATCCGCGGCGGGGAGAACATCTATCCGCGTGAAATCGAGAACTTCCTGTTCCGCATGCCGCAAATCGAAAGCGTCGAAGTCGGGGGCATCCCGAGTCCGAAATACGGCGAAGAGGTGGGGGCATTCATCAAGGTCAAAGAGGGACAGACGCTGACCGAAGAGGAGATCAAGCTTTTCTGCCGCGGCCAGATCGCGCGCTACAAAATACCGAAATACATCTTTTTCGTCGACAGCTACCCGATGACCGCGAGCGGCAAAATCCAAAAATACAAGCTCAAAGACTGGGGCCTGGAGATGCTTCGGGACCGGGGCGTCGAAGTGATTTAA
- a CDS encoding DMT family protein, which yields MKGLWTIGLLIVSNVFMTFAWYGQLRLKGQKWFDELPLAGIVIMCWSIALLEYFFLVPANRIGFHGNDGPFSLMQLKVIQEVISLLVFTVFTLVFFKTEALRWNHAVAFILLVLAVYFIFKK from the coding sequence ATGAAAGGATTGTGGACAATAGGGTTATTGATCGTGTCCAATGTATTTATGACTTTTGCCTGGTATGGCCAGTTGCGGCTTAAGGGACAGAAATGGTTCGACGAACTGCCGCTGGCCGGAATTGTCATCATGTGCTGGAGTATCGCGCTGCTGGAGTATTTTTTCCTGGTACCCGCGAACCGGATCGGATTTCATGGCAACGACGGCCCCTTTTCATTGATGCAGCTTAAGGTGATTCAGGAAGTTATTTCCCTGCTGGTCTTTACCGTTTTTACGCTGGTCTTTTTCAAAACAGAGGCACTGCGCTGGAATCATGCCGTGGCTTTTATACTGTTGGTGCTAGCGGTCTATTTTATCTTCAAGAAATAA
- a CDS encoding XRE family transcriptional regulator has translation MNPNIGNKIKQLREEHQLSLAELAANASIYPMQLEKIESGEIQPTMAIMVRISRALGTRLGTILDGEEHYEPVVQLSTDRTPSINLVESENLGSHLRFSALAQNKTDRNMEPFFINVSYCPTGDLPSHHEGEEFLYVLEGSVQLLYGQETYTLEKGDSIYYDSIVPHNLTTLAEGETAKVLAVTYTPF, from the coding sequence ATGAACCCGAATATAGGAAACAAGATCAAACAACTGCGCGAAGAACACCAGCTATCGCTAGCCGAACTGGCCGCAAACGCCTCCATCTACCCGATGCAACTCGAAAAGATCGAAAGCGGTGAAATCCAGCCTACCATGGCGATTATGGTCCGTATCTCCCGTGCGCTCGGCACCCGCCTGGGCACGATCCTCGACGGCGAGGAGCACTATGAACCGGTCGTACAGCTCAGCACCGACCGAACCCCGTCGATCAACCTGGTGGAGAGCGAAAACCTGGGCAGTCACCTGCGCTTCTCCGCGCTGGCCCAGAACAAAACCGACCGCAATATGGAACCGTTCTTCATCAACGTCAGTTACTGCCCCACCGGCGACCTTCCGTCGCACCACGAGGGAGAGGAGTTTCTCTATGTGCTGGAGGGATCGGTACAGCTGCTTTACGGACAGGAAACCTATACGCTGGAGAAAGGCGACAGCATCTATTACGATTCGATCGTGCCGCATAACCTCACGACGCTGGCCGAAGGGGAAACGGCCAAAGTGCTGGCCGTGACCTACACCCCGTTCTAA
- a CDS encoding MBL fold metallo-hydrolase produces MKRYNTAAGPLDIEILGHSSVIMHWNGQVIHIDPYSEEADYSEQPKADLILVTHHHSDHFDPDAIAEIRKKDTVVISTEKVAHALEGVTVLHNGERTTWNGITIRATPAYNIVNMRAPGEPFHIPGEGNGYVMEIDPLRIYIAGDTELIPEMSGLEAIDIAFLPKDVPYTMNDSMFIEAARVIRPKILLPYHCPKPRIDRTMLRNALPGMTIPEE; encoded by the coding sequence ATGAAGAGATACAATACCGCAGCAGGCCCGCTGGACATCGAAATTCTCGGCCATTCATCGGTCATTATGCATTGGAACGGCCAGGTGATCCATATCGATCCGTATAGCGAAGAGGCCGATTACAGCGAACAACCCAAAGCCGACCTGATTCTGGTCACGCACCACCACAGCGACCATTTCGATCCCGATGCAATTGCAGAAATACGCAAAAAAGATACAGTAGTCATTTCAACGGAAAAGGTAGCCCACGCCCTGGAAGGTGTAACCGTCCTTCACAACGGGGAGCGGACAACATGGAACGGAATTACGATCCGGGCCACCCCGGCCTACAACATCGTCAACATGCGTGCCCCCGGCGAGCCGTTCCACATTCCGGGCGAAGGAAACGGATATGTAATGGAGATCGACCCGCTCCGCATTTACATTGCCGGAGATACCGAACTGATTCCTGAAATGTCCGGGCTGGAGGCTATCGACATCGCCTTTTTGCCGAAAGATGTACCCTATACGATGAACGATTCGATGTTCATCGAGGCAGCCCGGGTTATCCGGCCCAAAATACTGCTTCCTTACCACTGCCCCAAACCGCGTATCGACAGGACAATGCTCCGAAACGCACTGCCCGGCATGACGATCCCGGAAGAGTAA
- a CDS encoding glutamate-5-semialdehyde dehydrogenase: MELNETFNKAVEASRALNLTDVSRIDAVLLALADAAEAKMEFILEANRRDLALMDEQNPMYDRLMLTPERIRGIAADIRNVASLPSPLGHVLDEVVRPNGMKITKISVPFGVIGVIYEARPNVSFDVVSLCLKSGNACVLKGGHDAGYSNEAIVKVIREVLQAHGMDEHTVTLLPADRAATAALLGAVGYIDLLIPRGSKGLIDYVRDNARIPVIETGAGICHTYFDAAGDRAKCADIVFNAKTRRVSVCNALDCLIVHRDRLGDLPAVCGRLAAKEVVIYADSDAYAVLDGRYPARLLERATAESFGTEFLSYKMSIRTVSSLDEAIAHITRYSSKHSEAIISENPAAVRLFQQSVDAACVYANVSTAFTDGAQFGLGAEIGISTQKLHARGPMALRELTSYKYLINGNGQTRA; the protein is encoded by the coding sequence ATGGAACTGAACGAAACTTTTAATAAAGCGGTGGAGGCATCCCGGGCATTGAACCTGACCGATGTTTCCCGGATCGATGCCGTGCTGCTGGCACTGGCTGATGCGGCCGAAGCGAAAATGGAGTTTATCCTGGAGGCCAACCGGCGCGATCTGGCCCTGATGGATGAGCAAAACCCGATGTACGATCGGTTGATGCTTACGCCGGAGCGTATCCGGGGCATTGCCGCCGATATTCGTAACGTGGCTTCGCTACCGTCTCCACTGGGGCATGTATTGGATGAAGTGGTTCGCCCCAATGGAATGAAGATTACAAAAATATCGGTTCCATTCGGAGTGATCGGCGTGATCTATGAAGCCCGTCCGAACGTCAGTTTCGATGTCGTGTCCCTGTGTCTGAAATCCGGAAATGCCTGTGTGCTGAAAGGCGGCCACGACGCCGGCTATTCGAATGAAGCGATCGTGAAGGTGATCCGGGAAGTGTTGCAGGCACACGGAATGGATGAGCATACGGTAACTTTGCTGCCTGCAGACCGTGCGGCCACCGCTGCACTGCTCGGTGCCGTCGGCTATATTGATCTGTTGATCCCGCGCGGCAGCAAAGGTCTGATCGACTATGTGCGAGATAACGCCCGTATTCCGGTGATTGAAACGGGGGCCGGTATTTGCCATACCTATTTCGATGCCGCAGGTGACCGGGCTAAATGTGCCGATATCGTGTTCAATGCCAAGACCCGGCGTGTTAGTGTGTGCAATGCGCTCGACTGCCTGATCGTGCACCGGGACCGGCTCGGCGACCTGCCTGCCGTTTGCGGACGGCTGGCGGCGAAAGAGGTGGTGATTTATGCCGATTCGGACGCGTATGCCGTGCTCGACGGCCGTTATCCGGCCCGTTTGCTGGAGCGTGCTACGGCGGAGAGTTTCGGTACCGAGTTCCTGTCCTATAAAATGTCCATCCGGACGGTCTCTTCACTCGACGAGGCGATCGCGCACATTACCCGTTATTCGTCGAAGCACAGCGAGGCGATCATCAGCGAGAATCCTGCCGCTGTCCGCCTTTTCCAACAGAGTGTCGATGCGGCGTGTGTCTATGCAAATGTGTCTACCGCCTTTACCGATGGCGCCCAGTTCGGACTCGGTGCCGAAATCGGTATCAGTACGCAGAAACTTCATGCACGCGGTCCGATGGCGCTACGGGAATTGACGAGCTATAAGTATCTGATCAACGGTAACGGGCAAACGCGCGCTTAA
- a CDS encoding pyrroline-5-carboxylate reductase family protein, translated as MKIAIIGGGNMGGAIAKGIAAGSLVPASDLTVTAHTQQTLDKIKGYDPAIRTTLDNREAVQGADLVVLAVKPWLLEEVVKEIRGGLDYRKQAVASVIGRSSFEELGKLLDNGSGVMPVMYRIIPNTAISLGESVTFIAEQGAPKERLDELVSIFSELGQTVVVKEPMMGPGTSLASCGIAFALKYLDASIQGGVELGFAPEEARAVVMQTMRGALEMMNLNGTMPQTEIDKVTTPGGMTLRGLAAMEESGFTEAVKAGLFNSK; from the coding sequence ATGAAAATCGCAATTATCGGAGGCGGAAATATGGGCGGCGCAATTGCCAAAGGCATCGCGGCCGGAAGCCTCGTGCCGGCTTCGGACCTCACTGTTACGGCACATACGCAGCAGACACTCGATAAGATCAAAGGATATGATCCGGCTATCCGCACGACGCTCGACAACAGGGAAGCGGTGCAGGGGGCTGACCTGGTCGTGCTTGCCGTAAAACCGTGGCTGCTCGAAGAGGTGGTTAAGGAGATTCGTGGCGGGCTGGATTACAGGAAGCAGGCTGTTGCGTCCGTTATCGGCCGTTCGAGTTTTGAAGAACTGGGCAAACTGTTGGATAATGGTTCGGGCGTCATGCCGGTCATGTATCGTATTATTCCCAATACGGCCATTTCGCTCGGCGAAAGTGTAACCTTCATAGCGGAACAGGGTGCCCCGAAAGAACGACTCGATGAACTTGTCTCCATTTTCAGCGAATTGGGCCAGACGGTCGTCGTGAAGGAGCCGATGATGGGGCCCGGAACCTCGCTCGCTTCCTGCGGAATCGCTTTTGCGCTAAAATACCTCGATGCATCCATTCAGGGCGGAGTGGAACTCGGTTTTGCTCCCGAAGAGGCCCGGGCTGTCGTGATGCAGACGATGCGCGGGGCCTTGGAGATGATGAATCTGAACGGCACGATGCCGCAGACCGAGATCGACAAGGTGACCACTCCTGGCGGAATGACGCTCAGGGGATTGGCCGCGATGGAAGAGAGTGGTTTTACCGAAGCCGTCAAGGCGGGACTTTTCAACAGCAAATAA
- the proB gene encoding glutamate 5-kinase, with amino-acid sequence MAYRFKRVVVKVGSNVLARPDGSLDVTRMSALADQVAELHRGGVEVILVSSGAVASGRSEMQLHNHRKKLGQVSARQLFSAVGQAKLINRYYELFRDHGIVCGQVLTTKESLSTRRHYLNQQHCMTVMLENGVIPILNENDTISVTELMFTDNDELSGMVAAMMDAEALIILSNIDGIYNGNPSESGTEVIREILPQQDLSCYIQTGKSQFGRGGMLTKCRIATKVADEGIEVIVANGKRDSILIDVLCESRDVVCTRFIPSDRTISPVKKWIAHSEGFAKGELHVNEGAYEALSRPEAVSLLPIGVREVKGEFEKDDIVKIIAPDGRQIGVGRIACDSNRARQAAGKKGIRPFIHYDYLYLD; translated from the coding sequence ATGGCATACAGATTCAAACGGGTCGTCGTCAAAGTTGGGAGCAACGTCCTCGCGCGTCCGGACGGTTCGCTCGATGTTACGCGGATGTCGGCATTGGCCGACCAGGTAGCCGAACTGCACCGGGGGGGAGTAGAGGTGATTCTGGTTTCGTCGGGGGCGGTGGCATCCGGCCGCAGCGAGATGCAGTTGCATAACCACAGGAAAAAATTAGGACAGGTTTCCGCCCGGCAGCTTTTTTCTGCCGTGGGACAGGCCAAACTGATCAACCGCTATTACGAGTTGTTCCGCGATCATGGAATTGTCTGCGGACAGGTGCTGACCACCAAGGAAAGCCTTTCGACGCGCCGCCATTACCTCAATCAGCAGCACTGCATGACGGTGATGCTTGAGAACGGGGTTATCCCTATTCTCAATGAGAACGATACGATTTCCGTGACGGAACTGATGTTTACCGATAACGACGAACTCTCCGGTATGGTCGCGGCGATGATGGATGCCGAGGCGCTGATTATTCTGAGCAATATCGACGGTATTTATAACGGCAATCCGTCCGAATCCGGTACGGAGGTTATCCGTGAGATTTTACCGCAGCAGGATTTGTCGTGTTACATCCAGACGGGCAAATCCCAGTTCGGCCGCGGCGGGATGCTGACCAAGTGCCGGATTGCGACGAAAGTGGCGGATGAAGGGATTGAGGTAATCGTGGCCAATGGGAAGAGGGATAGTATTTTAATAGACGTTCTGTGTGAAAGCCGGGATGTCGTTTGCACCCGTTTTATTCCGTCGGACCGGACCATCTCTCCCGTTAAGAAATGGATCGCCCATTCGGAAGGATTCGCCAAGGGGGAATTGCATGTGAACGAGGGAGCGTATGAAGCGCTGTCGCGTCCCGAGGCGGTTAGCCTGCTGCCGATCGGGGTGCGTGAGGTGAAAGGCGAGTTCGAGAAAGACGATATCGTGAAAATCATTGCTCCCGACGGGCGTCAGATCGGTGTGGGACGTATCGCTTGCGATAGTAACCGCGCCCGGCAGGCGGCCGGAAAAAAAGGAATCAGGCCGTTTATTCATTATGATTATTTGTATCTGGATTGA